DNA from bacterium:
GAACCTTAAAAGCAGAAGAAATCAAGAAAAGAATAAAAGAAGAGATAGAATTAGAAAAGATTGCGGTAGAAAAAAAAGTCAAAGAGAAGCTAAGTATTGAACAAGCAAAGACGATTGGAAATATAGAGAAAAGCTTTAGAAGCCAAGAAAATAGTTATAAATGCTTATTAATCTCTAAAACTAAAGAAGATTTAATCAAGCAGTTTGAATCTTTCAGAAAAAAAAATGCAGAAGATTACAAGAACATCCTCAAGAATTTAATAGAGGAAGCTCTGAAGGAAATAAAAGATAAATTTTTAGTTAAAGCATCTTCGCGGGATAAAGATTTTTGTCGAAAATATCTTCAAGGAAAGAACATATCTTTTCAGCTATTAGAAGATAATGATATTAAGTTTGGGGTAGTAATTTGTGACTTAGAGAATAAAGTAGAAGTTTATAATACTTTTGAATCTCGTTGGAAGATTCTTTACCCTCACATTAGAAGAACTGTCGCTAAATTATGGCAAGAAGAGGAGAGTTTGTAACTTTGGATAAATCAATTTCCACTGATAACTTTGACTATTTAAATGCTCGCCTTCGGGTAATGCATGGTAAGCTTCTCTCTAATGAACATTACAAACAACTCCTATCTTTAAAAGAGGTGGAAACATTAGTTGATTTTCTACTAAATTCTCCTTATGCCGTAGACTTATCCGATACTTTAGTCTCTTCTTCTGGATACCCAGCCATAGAGATAACTTTAAGAGAAAACTTATCTAAGACTATGCAAAAAGTATTATCCATGGCG
Protein-coding regions in this window:
- a CDS encoding V-type ATP synthase subunit E, whose translation is MEDLIKKIKENANIEIQQIKEKGTLKAEEIKKRIKEEIELEKIAVEKKVKEKLSIEQAKTIGNIEKSFRSQENSYKCLLISKTKEDLIKQFESFRKKNAEDYKNILKNLIEEALKEIKDKFLVKASSRDKDFCRKYLQGKNISFQLLEDNDIKFGVVICDLENKVEVYNTFESRWKILYPHIRRTVAKLWQEEESL